In the Enterococcus rotai genome, ATTCTCCGACGGATAAACCGCATCACTCGTAATATCCAAACCTAATTCTCTTAACGTTTGCTCATCATTCTTACTCAACATCACCGTAGAATGCGCTTGGACACCATTCAATTCAGATAATTTATCATACGCCAATTGTGCTGTCGGGTTCGTAACAGCACTGATCGCTAGCGCAATCAAGATTTCGTTGGCTTTTAAAGCCGTAATTTTACTGTGAAGATCTTTTCGCTTCATCGTTTGAATGGTTTCAAGAATCACTGGAGATAATAATAAAATTTCATCTGAAATATTAGCTAATGTTTTAATAGAATTCAAAATAGCAGATGAACATGAATCCATCAAGCTACTGGTTCTTCCTGTTACAATTCGACCATCTTGTAACTCAAACGCAATAACAGCAGGCGTATCATTACTTTGGGTTTGCTCTCTTAATTGCTCTGAATATTCTCTAGCAGGAAGTACCGCTTTGCGGTCTTCTTTTTTCAGCTCGACTTCTTCCATGATCAGCTTAATGCGATTGACAGTCTCTTCATCGATCAAGCCTTTTTTAAAGTCACATTCTGTAGCAAAACAGCGACGGATGATTTCTTGTTTAGAGGCTTCTTTCACCACATCATCATCGATGATCCCAAAACCAACACGGTTCACACCCATATCTGTTGGGGATTGATAAACGGATTCTTCTCCGGTAATTTTTTCAATGATTCGTTTGATTACTGGGAATGTCTCAACATCACGATTGTAATTAACAGCAACTTTTTGGTACTTATCAAAATGAAATGAATCGATCATATTCACATCTTTCAAATCAACAGTCGCTGCTTCATAGGCAATATTTAAAGGATGCTTCAAGGGAACATTCCAAACTGGGAAGGTTTCAAATTTTGAATAACCAGCAGTCTTGCCGTTACGGCTCTCATGGTACAGTTGATTTAAACAAGTTGCCAATTTCCCACTACCTGGACCAGGTGCTGTCACGACTACGATTGGTTTTGTCGTTGGAATATAGTCATTTTTCCCAAAGCCTTCTTCGCTGACAATTTTTTCAAGGTTGGATGGATAATCTTCGATCGCCGCATGTTTATAGACTTTGATATCTCTTCTTTCCAGTTTGTTGATAAACATTTTTGTAGAAGGTTGTCCACTGTAGCGGGTAATCACCACACTGTTGACTGCTAAGCCATACTCTCTTAATTCATCGATTTGGCGCAAAATATCCATATCGTAGGTGATTCCATAATCGCCACGAATTTTATTACGCTCAATATCCCCTGCATAAACACAAATCAAAATCTCCGCTTGATCTTTTAATTTTTGTAAAAGTTTAATTTTAGCGTCCGCATCAAATCCTGGCAGAACACGTTTCGCATGCATATCGCCAATCAATTTCCCACCAAATTCCAAGTAGAGCTTGTCATAATGGTCAACTCTTTCAAGGATATATTTTGATTGCTCTTCGATGTACTTTTGTGGATCAAAACCTCGTTTTTTCACGTAAGAACCCTCCGATATTTGTATACTGCCATCTATTATAAACTTATTTACGGATGATTACGATAAGGAACTTCATTTTAATTTAAAAAAAAAGCCCCTTATCTTGTTAGATACTTTCGATATGTAAAAGTTCCCGATATAAACAAGATGGCCAATATCTTAGATCCAACACCACTATACAAAAACAAACAAACTGGAATCACCACGCTGACTCCATAATAAACCCACTTAACAAATAACTTACCTGCGTGTCTCTCTGTCTTATTTTCTGGAGAGCTTTCATACCTCATCGTATCTAGCGGATTTCTTGCTAAAAATAACCCATTTGACTTCTCAATAAGTATCCCAAACAACAGAACTACCAAACTAAATACAATTAAAAATAGTAAGACTTGGTCCTTTGAAGAAAATAGACTGTCCATCTTGAACCTCCTTTAACTACATACATTATTATACAGCAAAATAAACCTATGTTCCTCCAACAGCAAAGGTGACAAAGGTTTATTTTATATACTTCATTCCATACTATACAATTGGCGGAGTTCCTTCCGCATTTCCAACTATCGCATCCATTTGAATCAACGCGTCTTTCGGC is a window encoding:
- a CDS encoding DUF1846 domain-containing protein; the protein is MKKRGFDPQKYIEEQSKYILERVDHYDKLYLEFGGKLIGDMHAKRVLPGFDADAKIKLLQKLKDQAEILICVYAGDIERNKIRGDYGITYDMDILRQIDELREYGLAVNSVVITRYSGQPSTKMFINKLERRDIKVYKHAAIEDYPSNLEKIVSEEGFGKNDYIPTTKPIVVVTAPGPGSGKLATCLNQLYHESRNGKTAGYSKFETFPVWNVPLKHPLNIAYEAATVDLKDVNMIDSFHFDKYQKVAVNYNRDVETFPVIKRIIEKITGEESVYQSPTDMGVNRVGFGIIDDDVVKEASKQEIIRRCFATECDFKKGLIDEETVNRIKLIMEEVELKKEDRKAVLPAREYSEQLREQTQSNDTPAVIAFELQDGRIVTGRTSSLMDSCSSAILNSIKTLANISDEILLLSPVILETIQTMKRKDLHSKITALKANEILIALAISAVTNPTAQLAYDKLSELNGVQAHSTVMLSKNDEQTLRELGLDITSDAVYPSENLYYI